One stretch of Cygnus olor isolate bCygOlo1 chromosome 1, bCygOlo1.pri.v2, whole genome shotgun sequence DNA includes these proteins:
- the MAFF gene encoding transcription factor MafF isoform X2, with protein MAADGLSSKALKVKRELGENTPLLSDEELMGLSVRELNHHLRGLSKEEVARLKQRRRTLKNRGYAASCRVKRVCQKEELQKQKMELEWEVDKLARENAAMRLELDTLRGKYEALQGFARTVAAHGPPAKVATASVITIVKSSTNQAAYS; from the exons ATGGCTGCGGACGGGCTCTCCAGCAAGGCGCTGAAG GTGAAGCGGGAGCTGGGGGAGAACACGCCGCTGCTGTCGGATGAGGAGCTGATGGGGCTGTCGGTGCGGGAGCTCAACCACCACCTGCGGGGCCTCTCCAAGGAGGAGGTGGCGCGGCTGAAGCAGCGCCGGCGGACGCTGAAGAACCGGGGCTACGCCGCCAGCTGCCGGGTGAAGCGCGTCTGCcagaaggaagagctgcagaagcagaagatgGAGCTGGAGTGGGAGGTGGACAAGCTGGCCCGGGAGAACGCCGCCATGCGCCTGGAGCTCGACACCCTCCGCGGCAAGTACGAGGCCCTGCAGGGCTTCGCCCGCACCGTGGCCGCGCACGGGCCCCCCGCCAAGGTGGCCACCGCCAGCGTCATCACCATCGTCAAGTCCAGCACCAACCAGGCCGCCTACTCCTAG
- the MAFF gene encoding transcription factor MafF isoform X1, which translates to MNERNPRGWHGATMAADGLSSKALKVKRELGENTPLLSDEELMGLSVRELNHHLRGLSKEEVARLKQRRRTLKNRGYAASCRVKRVCQKEELQKQKMELEWEVDKLARENAAMRLELDTLRGKYEALQGFARTVAAHGPPAKVATASVITIVKSSTNQAAYS; encoded by the exons ATGAATGAAAGGAATCCGCGG GGCTGGCACGGGGCGACCATGGCTGCGGACGGGCTCTCCAGCAAGGCGCTGAAG GTGAAGCGGGAGCTGGGGGAGAACACGCCGCTGCTGTCGGATGAGGAGCTGATGGGGCTGTCGGTGCGGGAGCTCAACCACCACCTGCGGGGCCTCTCCAAGGAGGAGGTGGCGCGGCTGAAGCAGCGCCGGCGGACGCTGAAGAACCGGGGCTACGCCGCCAGCTGCCGGGTGAAGCGCGTCTGCcagaaggaagagctgcagaagcagaagatgGAGCTGGAGTGGGAGGTGGACAAGCTGGCCCGGGAGAACGCCGCCATGCGCCTGGAGCTCGACACCCTCCGCGGCAAGTACGAGGCCCTGCAGGGCTTCGCCCGCACCGTGGCCGCGCACGGGCCCCCCGCCAAGGTGGCCACCGCCAGCGTCATCACCATCGTCAAGTCCAGCACCAACCAGGCCGCCTACTCCTAG
- the PLA2G6 gene encoding 85/88 kDa calcium-independent phospholipase A2 isoform X1: MQFLGRLVSTLSGVAQALGNPHRVREVPAAEYGPGRCLLSEEGRLRLYGPGPGRYWDCVLLCPHSPQLALRLFQLDDEAEALQRFQHYAGHLRPFYESSPQPLALEELQQLCDCLRSHPGWSPAHVAVEIGLLEAFRHNRVLGCVNSTDSEDGCTPLHLACRKGDMACLLELLECHARVDVTDRNGETVFHYAVRGHNPQIIEILGRTPTVGLDHLSREGLTPLHLACQLGKEDMVRSLLKCRASCGVVGTLGYPIHTALKYSHKGCAQAILEVDASQVRSRDPRHEATPLHWAKKAEMTQLLLKYGSEVNVASRTADMALHVAVKRGRFDCAMVLLTHGANTNARGQDGNTPLHLAMKHDHLDMIKAIVVFGGDVEIPNDFGETPGLLAARSSKGANRKVLLDLLQTVGTQRCHPPNPDSQSLPPSDASFFLEGPSSPRSSFNSLGFGDLLYASATLGQFLKTPDVMDSPREGGRSYDRLLCLDGGGIRGLVLIQLLLAIEKAAGRPIREIFDWIAGTSTGGILALAIVHGKSMDYMRCLYFRMKDMVFRGSRPYESEPLDEFLKKEFGENTKMTDVQKPKVIVTGTLCDRQPAELHLFRNYPVPETKVSTEYKTTASFKPLTRPEDQLVWRAARCSGAAPTYFRPIGRFLDGGLLANNPTLDAMAEIHEYNKSLIKKGQRQKVRKLGLVVSLGTGKPPQVPVSSVDVFRPSNPWELAKTMFGARELGKMVVDCCTEADGPAVDRARAWCEMTDIPYFRLSPQLHTDVMLDEVNDTVLVNALWDTQLYIYQQREQFERLVRDLCR, from the exons ATGCAGTTCCTGGGGCGGCTGGTGAGCACCCTGAGCGGCGTGGCCCAGGCGCTGGGCAACCCGCACCGCGTCAGGGAGGTGCCCGCCGCCGAGTACGGGCCCGGCCGCTGCCTCCTCAGCGAGGAGGGCCGGCTGCGGCTCTacgggcccgggcccggccgctACTGGGACTGCGTGCTGCTCTGCCCACACAGCCCGCAGCTGGCCCTGAG GCTCTTCCAGCTCGACGACGAAGCGGAGGCCCTGCAGCGCTTCCAGCATTACGCCGGCCACCTGCGGCCCTTCTACGAGAGCTCGCCCCAGCCCCTGGCGCTGGaggagctccagcagctctgcgaCTGCCTGCGCAGCCACCCCGGCTGGTCCCCCGCGCACGTCGCGGTGGAGATCGGCCTCCTCGAGGCCTTCCGGCACAACCGCGTGCTGGG CTGCGTGAACAGCACCGACAGCGAGGATGGCTGCACCCCGCTGCACCTGGCGTGCCGCAAGGGGGACATGGcctgcctgctggagctgctcgAGTGCCACGCGCGGGTGGACGTCACCGACCGGAACGGGGAGACGGTTTTCCACTACGCTGTGCGAGGGCACAACCCCCAGATCATCGAG ATCCTGGGCAGAACCCCGACTGTCGGCTTGGACCACCTGAGCCGCGAGGGGCTGACTCCTCTGCACCTCGCTTGTCAGCTGGGCAAAGAAGACATGGTTCGGTCGCTGCTGAAATGCCGGGCCAGCTGCGGTGTCGTGGGGACGCTGGGCTACCCCATCCACACAGCTCTGAAGTACTCCCACAAGGG GTGTGCCCAGGCCATCCTCGAGGTGGACGCCAGCCAGGTCCGCTCCAGGGACCCGCGCCATGAAGCCACCCCGCTGCACTGGGCGAAGAAGGCGGAG ATGacgcagctgctgctgaagtacGGCTCCGAGGTGAATGTGGCCAGCCGCACAGCCGACATGGCCCTGCACGTTGCAGTCAAGAGGGGCCGCTTTGACTGCGCCATGGTGCTGCTGACGCACGGGGCCAACACCAACGCCAGGGGTCAGGATGGCAACACGCCGCTGCATCTGGCCATGaag CATGACCACCTGGATATGATCAAAGCAATTGTTGTGTTTGGAGGAGATGTGGAGATCCCCAATGATTTCGGGGAGACACCGGGGTTGTTGGCAGCGAGGAGCAGCAAAG GTGCGAACCGGAAAGTGCTCTTAGACCTGCTGCAAACTGTAGGGACACAGCGCTGCCACCCACCCAATCCCGACTCCCAAAGCCTGCCACCATCTGACGCCTCCTTCTTCCTGGAAGGCCCATCTTCCCCGCGGAGCAGCTTCAACAGCTTAG GGTTTGGGGACCTTTTGTATGCTTCTGCGACGCTTGGACAGTTCTTGAAGACACCGGATGTCATGGACTCCCCCAGGGAGGGTGGAAGAAG TTACGACCGCCTCCTGTGTCTGGATGGAGGGGGCATCCGGGGCCTGGTGCTcatccagctcctcctggcGATTGAAAAGGCCGCGGGGCGTCCCATTCGGGAGATTTTCGACTGGATCGCAGGGACCAGCACCGGGGGCATCTTGGCCTTGGCTATTGTACACG GGAAGTCCATGGACTACATGCGCTGCCTGTACTTCCGCATGAAGGACATGGTGTTCCGGGGCTCTCGGCCCTACGAGTCGGAGCCCCTGGATGAGTTCTTGAAGAAGGAATTTGGGGAAAACACCAAAATGACAGATGTCCAAAAACCCAA AGTTATTGTGACAGGGACGTTGTGTGACCGGCAGccagctgagctccacctcTTCCGGAATTACCCCGTACCAGAGACAAAAGTCTCCACTGAATATAAGACGACCGCGTCTTTCAAACCACTCACTCGGCCAGAAG ACCAGCTGGTATGGCGTGCTGCTCGCTGCAGCGGTGCGGCTCCCACCTATTTCCGGCCCATAGGGCGCTTTTTGGACGGCGGGCTGCTAGCAAACAACCCGACCCTCGATGCCATGGCGGAGATCCATGAGTACAACAAGTCTCTGATCAAGAAG GGTCAGAGgcagaaagtaagaaaattgGGGCTGGTGGTCTCCCTAGGGACCGGGAAGCCTCCACAGGTCCCGGTGAGCTCTGTGGATGTCTTCCGCCCCTCCAACCCCTGGGAGCTGGCAAAGACCATGTTTGGGGCCAGAGAGCTCGGCAAGATGGTGGTGGATTGT TGCACTGAGGCAGATGGCCCAGCTGTGGATCGTGCCAGGGCCTGGTGTGAGATGACGGATATCCCGTATTTCCG GCTCAGCCCTCAGCTGCACACGGATGTGATGCTGGACGAGGTGAATGACACGGTGCTGGTGAACGCCCTCTGGGACACCCAGCTGTACATCTACCAGCAGCGGGAGCAGTTCGAGCGGCTGGTGCGGGATCTTTGCCGATGA
- the PLA2G6 gene encoding 85/88 kDa calcium-independent phospholipase A2 isoform X2 — MQFLGRLVSTLSGVAQALGNPHRVREVPAAEYGPGRCLLSEEGRLRLYGPGPGRYWDCVLLCPHSPQLALRLFQLDDEAEALQRFQHYAGHLRPFYESSPQPLALEELQQLCDCLRSHPGWSPAHVAVEIGLLEAFRHNRVLGCVNSTDSEDGCTPLHLACRKGDMACLLELLECHARVDVTDRNGETVFHYAVRGHNPQIIEILGRTPTVGLDHLSREGLTPLHLACQLGKEDMVRSLLKCRASCGVVGTLGYPIHTALKYSHKGCAQAILEVDASQVRSRDPRHEATPLHWAKKAEMTQLLLKYGSEVNVASRTADMALHVAVKRGRFDCAMVLLTHGANTNARGQDGNTPLHLAMKHDHLDMIKAIVVFGGDVEIPNDFGETPGLLAARSSKGFGDLLYASATLGQFLKTPDVMDSPREGGRSYDRLLCLDGGGIRGLVLIQLLLAIEKAAGRPIREIFDWIAGTSTGGILALAIVHGKSMDYMRCLYFRMKDMVFRGSRPYESEPLDEFLKKEFGENTKMTDVQKPKVIVTGTLCDRQPAELHLFRNYPVPETKVSTEYKTTASFKPLTRPEDQLVWRAARCSGAAPTYFRPIGRFLDGGLLANNPTLDAMAEIHEYNKSLIKKGQRQKVRKLGLVVSLGTGKPPQVPVSSVDVFRPSNPWELAKTMFGARELGKMVVDCCTEADGPAVDRARAWCEMTDIPYFRLSPQLHTDVMLDEVNDTVLVNALWDTQLYIYQQREQFERLVRDLCR, encoded by the exons ATGCAGTTCCTGGGGCGGCTGGTGAGCACCCTGAGCGGCGTGGCCCAGGCGCTGGGCAACCCGCACCGCGTCAGGGAGGTGCCCGCCGCCGAGTACGGGCCCGGCCGCTGCCTCCTCAGCGAGGAGGGCCGGCTGCGGCTCTacgggcccgggcccggccgctACTGGGACTGCGTGCTGCTCTGCCCACACAGCCCGCAGCTGGCCCTGAG GCTCTTCCAGCTCGACGACGAAGCGGAGGCCCTGCAGCGCTTCCAGCATTACGCCGGCCACCTGCGGCCCTTCTACGAGAGCTCGCCCCAGCCCCTGGCGCTGGaggagctccagcagctctgcgaCTGCCTGCGCAGCCACCCCGGCTGGTCCCCCGCGCACGTCGCGGTGGAGATCGGCCTCCTCGAGGCCTTCCGGCACAACCGCGTGCTGGG CTGCGTGAACAGCACCGACAGCGAGGATGGCTGCACCCCGCTGCACCTGGCGTGCCGCAAGGGGGACATGGcctgcctgctggagctgctcgAGTGCCACGCGCGGGTGGACGTCACCGACCGGAACGGGGAGACGGTTTTCCACTACGCTGTGCGAGGGCACAACCCCCAGATCATCGAG ATCCTGGGCAGAACCCCGACTGTCGGCTTGGACCACCTGAGCCGCGAGGGGCTGACTCCTCTGCACCTCGCTTGTCAGCTGGGCAAAGAAGACATGGTTCGGTCGCTGCTGAAATGCCGGGCCAGCTGCGGTGTCGTGGGGACGCTGGGCTACCCCATCCACACAGCTCTGAAGTACTCCCACAAGGG GTGTGCCCAGGCCATCCTCGAGGTGGACGCCAGCCAGGTCCGCTCCAGGGACCCGCGCCATGAAGCCACCCCGCTGCACTGGGCGAAGAAGGCGGAG ATGacgcagctgctgctgaagtacGGCTCCGAGGTGAATGTGGCCAGCCGCACAGCCGACATGGCCCTGCACGTTGCAGTCAAGAGGGGCCGCTTTGACTGCGCCATGGTGCTGCTGACGCACGGGGCCAACACCAACGCCAGGGGTCAGGATGGCAACACGCCGCTGCATCTGGCCATGaag CATGACCACCTGGATATGATCAAAGCAATTGTTGTGTTTGGAGGAGATGTGGAGATCCCCAATGATTTCGGGGAGACACCGGGGTTGTTGGCAGCGAGGAGCAGCAAAG GGTTTGGGGACCTTTTGTATGCTTCTGCGACGCTTGGACAGTTCTTGAAGACACCGGATGTCATGGACTCCCCCAGGGAGGGTGGAAGAAG TTACGACCGCCTCCTGTGTCTGGATGGAGGGGGCATCCGGGGCCTGGTGCTcatccagctcctcctggcGATTGAAAAGGCCGCGGGGCGTCCCATTCGGGAGATTTTCGACTGGATCGCAGGGACCAGCACCGGGGGCATCTTGGCCTTGGCTATTGTACACG GGAAGTCCATGGACTACATGCGCTGCCTGTACTTCCGCATGAAGGACATGGTGTTCCGGGGCTCTCGGCCCTACGAGTCGGAGCCCCTGGATGAGTTCTTGAAGAAGGAATTTGGGGAAAACACCAAAATGACAGATGTCCAAAAACCCAA AGTTATTGTGACAGGGACGTTGTGTGACCGGCAGccagctgagctccacctcTTCCGGAATTACCCCGTACCAGAGACAAAAGTCTCCACTGAATATAAGACGACCGCGTCTTTCAAACCACTCACTCGGCCAGAAG ACCAGCTGGTATGGCGTGCTGCTCGCTGCAGCGGTGCGGCTCCCACCTATTTCCGGCCCATAGGGCGCTTTTTGGACGGCGGGCTGCTAGCAAACAACCCGACCCTCGATGCCATGGCGGAGATCCATGAGTACAACAAGTCTCTGATCAAGAAG GGTCAGAGgcagaaagtaagaaaattgGGGCTGGTGGTCTCCCTAGGGACCGGGAAGCCTCCACAGGTCCCGGTGAGCTCTGTGGATGTCTTCCGCCCCTCCAACCCCTGGGAGCTGGCAAAGACCATGTTTGGGGCCAGAGAGCTCGGCAAGATGGTGGTGGATTGT TGCACTGAGGCAGATGGCCCAGCTGTGGATCGTGCCAGGGCCTGGTGTGAGATGACGGATATCCCGTATTTCCG GCTCAGCCCTCAGCTGCACACGGATGTGATGCTGGACGAGGTGAATGACACGGTGCTGGTGAACGCCCTCTGGGACACCCAGCTGTACATCTACCAGCAGCGGGAGCAGTTCGAGCGGCTGGTGCGGGATCTTTGCCGATGA
- the BAIAP2L2 gene encoding brain-specific angiogenesis inhibitor 1-associated protein 2-like protein 2, with amino-acid sequence MDLSYRSTISIYKTILEQFNPALENLVYLGNNYLRAFHALSKAAEIYFKAIEKIGEQALQSSTSHKLGEILMQMSDTQRLLTSDLEVVAQTFHVDLLQHMEKNTKMDVQFISESQKQYELEYRRRATNLDKCMAELWRMERARDKNVWEMKENVMRLRSEMQAFVSESQREAELEEKRRYRFLAEKHQILYNTLLQFYSRARGMIQTKAPQWKEQLEASRNPSNSHAQGLLAGSHSQGYPSGRLTPTHLEMLQKPLGDFTSSMTGSRSSIFSQEPEMKMSPQPELSRRPLQRTPSASLLPTGRISRSGSFGEASSSSEGRRKRSVVRVQAIVPHMTGTNRTLLRFDPGDVITVLMPEAQNGWLYGKLEGSSICGWFPEAYVKPLDGMRDMEEPPIRSFPLRSSHSMDDILDRPSVSSSNTHRPAAAQAAVPNPPPPPVATSSHQSGLVTSAGSGSKKSGVFDQPPELFPRGTNPFATVKLRPTVTNDRSAPIIR; translated from the exons ATGGACCTGTCCTACAGATCCACCATCTCCATCTATAAG ACCATCCTGGAGCAGTTCAACCCCGCTCTGGAGAACCTGGTGTACCTGGGGAACAACTACCTGCGTGCTTTCCATG CACTATccaaagcagctgaaatttattttaaggcGATTGAGAAGATTGGGGAGCAAGCACTGCAGAGCTCCACCTCACACAAGCTGG gTGAAATCCTGATGCAGATGTCTGACACGCAGAGGCTCCTGACCTCCGATTTGGAAGTCGTG GCTCAGACCTTCCACGtggacctgctgcagcacatggAGAAGAACACCAAAATGGACGTGCAGTTCATCAGT GAGAGCCAGAAGCAGTACGAGCTGGAGTACAGGCGCAGAGCCACCAACCTGGATAAGTGCATGGCAGAGCTGTGGAGAATGGAGAGGGCCCGTGATAAAAACGTCTGGGAGATGAAG GAGAACGTGATGCGGCTGCGCTCGGAGATGCAGGCCTTCGTCTCTGAGAGCCAGCGGGAGGctgagctggaggagaagcGGCGCTACCGCTTCCTGGCCGAAAAGCACCAGATCCTCTACAACACTCTCCTCCAGTTTTACAGCAGG GCCCGGGGCATGATCCAGACCAAGGCCCCGCAGTggaaggagcagctggaggccagcCGCAACCCCTCAAACAGCCACGCTCAGGGCCTCCTCGCAGGTTCCCACAGCCAGGGGTATCCGTCGGGCCGGCTCACCCCCACACACCTTGAGATG CTCCAGAAACCCCTTGGGGACTTTACTTCTTCCATGACTGGGAGCAGATCCAGCATCTTCTCTCAGGAGCCAGAAATGAAGATGTCTCCTCAACCAGAGCTCTCCAGGCGGCCACTGCAGAGGACACCATCAGCCA GTTTGCTCCCTACCGGCCGCATCTCCCGCTCCGGTTCCTTCGGcgaggccagcagcagcagcgagggccGGCGGAAGAGAAGCGTGGTGAGGGTGCAGGCGATTGTGCCCCACATGACGGGGACCAACCGGACCCTGCTGCGCTTTGACCCCGGGGACGTTATCACGGTGCTGATGCCAGAAGCGCAGAACGGCTGGCTGTACGGCAAGCTGGAGGGCTCGTCCAT ATGTGGCTGGTTCCCTGAAGCTTATGTCAAGCCTCTGGATGGCATGAGGGATATGGAGGAGCCACCCATCAG GTCCTTCCCGCTCCGCAGCAGTCACAGTATGGATGACATCCTGGACCGTCCCAGCGTTTCTTCCTCCAACACTCACcggcctgctgctgcccaagcTGCTGTGCCGAACCCGCCTCCTCCACCAGTGGCTACCAGCAGCCACCAGAGTGGGCTGGTGACCTCGGCTGGTTCAGGCTCCAAG AAATCAGGAGTATTTGACCAGCCCCCTGAACTCTTTCCACG AGGTACCAACCCCTTTGCCACAGTCAAGCTGCGTCCCACGGTCACCAACGACCGCTCGGCACCCATCATCCGATGA